The following proteins are encoded in a genomic region of Saccharopolyspora antimicrobica:
- the hsaA gene encoding 3-hydroxy-9,10-secoandrosta-1,3,5(10)-triene-9,17-dione monooxygenase oxygenase subunit has translation MNDSRAVVERVRGLLPDLRERAQRAEDLRRIPDETIADLQEIGFFGLLQPKRYGGCEADPLDFYTAVKLLGSACGSTGWVASILGVHPWHLALFPQQAQEDVWGEDPNTRISSSYAPMGKAKLVDGGYLLNGRWSFSSGSDHASWVFVGGPAEDADGKPVDFCTYLLPRGDYRIDDVWDTVGLRGTGSNDVVVENAFIPRHRALSFIAMSQNKCPGHEINTAPLYRMPWGTVHPSTITAPIIGMAQGAYDAHVDHQVKRVRAAFAGEKVKEDPFAKVRIAEAASEIDAAWLQLTNNLAEEYELAKAGEEIPFSLRLRARRDQVRGTARAISAVDRLFENSGGRALWSGTPIQRFWRDAHAGRVHAANDLERAYLMFGSGEFGQPVKDMMV, from the coding sequence ATGAACGACAGTCGAGCAGTCGTGGAACGGGTGCGGGGACTGCTGCCGGACCTGCGGGAGCGGGCGCAGCGGGCCGAGGACCTGCGCCGGATCCCGGACGAGACCATCGCCGATCTGCAGGAGATCGGCTTCTTCGGCCTGCTGCAGCCGAAGCGCTACGGCGGCTGCGAAGCCGACCCGCTGGACTTCTACACCGCGGTCAAACTCCTGGGCAGCGCCTGCGGATCGACCGGTTGGGTGGCCTCGATCCTCGGGGTGCACCCGTGGCACCTGGCGCTGTTCCCGCAGCAGGCCCAAGAGGACGTCTGGGGCGAGGACCCGAACACCCGCATCTCCTCCTCCTACGCGCCGATGGGCAAGGCGAAGCTCGTCGACGGCGGCTACCTGCTCAACGGGCGCTGGAGCTTCTCCTCCGGCAGCGACCACGCCTCGTGGGTGTTCGTCGGCGGCCCGGCCGAGGACGCCGACGGCAAGCCGGTGGACTTCTGCACCTACCTGCTGCCGCGCGGCGACTACCGGATCGACGACGTCTGGGACACCGTCGGCCTGCGCGGCACCGGCAGCAACGACGTCGTGGTGGAGAACGCGTTCATCCCGCGGCACCGGGCGCTGAGCTTCATCGCGATGTCGCAGAACAAGTGCCCCGGCCACGAGATCAACACCGCGCCGCTCTACCGCATGCCGTGGGGCACGGTGCACCCGTCGACGATCACCGCGCCGATCATCGGCATGGCCCAGGGCGCCTACGACGCGCACGTCGACCACCAGGTCAAGCGGGTCCGCGCGGCGTTCGCGGGGGAGAAGGTCAAGGAAGACCCGTTCGCCAAGGTGCGCATCGCCGAGGCGGCCAGCGAGATCGACGCGGCCTGGCTGCAGCTCACCAACAACCTGGCCGAGGAGTACGAGCTGGCCAAGGCCGGCGAGGAGATCCCGTTCTCGCTGCGGCTGCGCGCCCGCCGCGACCAGGTGCGCGGAACGGCGCGGGCGATCTCGGCGGTCGACCGACTCTTCGAGAACTCCGGCGGCCGCGCGCTGTGGTCGGGAACGCCGATCCAGCGCTTCTGGCGCGACGCCCACGCTGGCCGCGTGCACGCGGCCAACGACCTGGAGCGCGCCTACCTGATGTTCGGTTCCGGCGAGTTCGGCCAACCAGTCAAGGACATGATGGTATGA